A region of Anolis carolinensis isolate JA03-04 unplaced genomic scaffold, rAnoCar3.1.pri scaffold_7, whole genome shotgun sequence DNA encodes the following proteins:
- the LOC103281116 gene encoding uncharacterized protein LOC103281116, with protein MKSILGLALVWNAVQLSRPQCVLEKEYFCSSIPNDFPEGLTSILFVVTNLGVINSTVFSSPSLASVTSLALANSGITDIEAGAFHAFQSLTKLSLYQNSLTRVSASWLSNPGRLENLTAAQNFIVHIGPDMFSGLSNLVALNLANNWIRDVARGSFKDLAKLKFIDLSGNRLAVLRRAVFDGLTMLPAMKLGGNPWNCSCELQDWGLFLQEMINASLLEDAPDVVCHTPPSLQGVHVWNISDFKCSSGRLPSSGNAFHKVGLPALLACLVFISLLALIIWIWTAKRNNKQVRPSKDIVDPVIGAKSTNCVDSECQQSNKQFKTSQIGTVSRNMRLKVRAKSASAILLQTEFYQRRQQISCSTDPKWDPVTTTPYVSLNNKMYLGRDNLDNFMEVRNYQMLETGNREEFESCYNVGSFLTEVCIETPGMEAEAETEATNPTLQGYGFSERLEDQNDTDNPEPFLYLSIATAPKEQVDVNPPEDRIPKPNGNNSTVLKRTLTWPYERKFWDQSSHMLNIRGSFRAQLLIPSPHLGGTAHSGEREGEEAWLPIHPWKEHDNGEHQVKGEATQLPEEDNRETIGTGTYDPTHPRKDGQRGCGGSQLEPTNETHNRETIGTGTYGPTHSKKDGQRGRGGSQLEPTNETHNRKTIGTGTYGPTHPRKDGQRGCGGSQLEPTKQIEFLVQKEPEVAVRGFVPSSQSRVNTTQHPTSIKNIQFPKPVSSQSRARHVVHLSPGSSVDAATASSSYNDTVSLESSENNYMNLLHEVVENRGRWTRERWKQNRRMRSVHQSVCKSK; from the exons ATGAAAT CGATCCTTGGCCTTGCTTTGGTTTGGAACGCAGTACAGCTTTCGAGACCCCAGTGCGTCCTTGAAAAGGAGTATTTCTGCTCTTCCATTCCAAATG ATTTTCCCGAAGGGCTGACGTCCATCCTCTTTGTGGTGACCAACCTTGGGGTGATCAACTCAACCGTCTTCAGCAGCCCAAGCTTGGCGTCGGTCACTAGTCTCGCCCTGGCCAACAGTGGCATCACAGACATCGAAGCCGGAGCCTTCCACGCCTTCCAAAGCCTCACGAAACTCAGCCTGTATCAGAACAGCTTAACCCGCGTGTCGGCTTCATGGCTTTCCAACCCGGGACGGTTAGAAAATCTAACTGCGGCTCAGAACTTCATCGTTCACATTGGACCCGACATGTTCTCCGGTTTGTCCAACCTCGTCGCACTGAACTTGGCCAACAATTGGATCCGTGACGTTGCCAGAGGAAGTTTTAAGGACCTGGCCAAGCTGAAATTTATTGACCTCTCTGGCAACCGTTTGGCGGTTTTAAGGAGAGCCGTGTTCGATGGACTAACAATGCTCCCGGCTATGAAGCTGGGCGGCAATCCATGGAATTGCTCCTGCGAACTTCAAGATTGGGGATTGTTCCTTCAAG AGATGATCAATGCATCCCTGTTGGAAGACGCTCCGGACGTTGTGTGCCACACTCCGCCGAGCCTTCAAGGAGTCCACGTTTGGAACATCTCAGACTTCAAGTGTTCATCTGGTCGCCTTCCATCTTCTGGGAATGCCTTCCATAAAGTGGGATTGCCAGCTTTGCTAGCCTGCTTAG tGTTTATTTCACTTCTTGCGCTGATTATTTGGATCTGGACAGCAAAGCGTAATAACAAGCAAGTTCGCCCAAGCAAGGACATTGTCGATCCAGTCATTGGTGCAAAATCAACTAATTGTGTTGATTCTGAGTGTCAACAATCTAACAAACAATTTAAAACTTCTCAGATAGGCACAGTGTCTAGAAACATGAGGCTAAAAGTCCGGGCCAAGTCGGCATCTGCCATTCTGCTGCAAACGGAGTTCTACCAGAGACGACAACAGATCTCCTGTTCCACTGACCCCAAATGGGACCCTGTGACAACAACGCCATATGTGTCACTGAATAACAAAATGTACCTTGGAAGGGACAATTTGGATAACTTTATGGAGGTTCGGAATTACCAGATGTTGGAAACGGGCAATAGAGAGGAATTTGAGAGTTGTTACAATGTCGGCTCGTTCCTGACCGAAGTATGTATAGAAACACCTGGGATGGAAGCAGAAGCAGAAACAGAAGCCACAAACCCAACACTGCAAGGTTATGGGTTTTCAGAAAGGCTTGAGGATCAAAATGACACTGATAATCCAGAGCCCTTCTTATATTTAAGCATTGCCACAGCTCCCAAAGAACAAGTTGATGTCAACCCACCAGAAGATCGGATTCCAAAACCAAATGGAAACAACTCCACCGTTTTGAAGCGAACGTTGACCTGGCCTTACGAAAGGAAGTTCTGGGACCAGAGTTCCCATATGTTGAACATTCGAGGATCCTTCAGAGCACAGCTCTTGATACCTTCTCCTCATTTAGGTGGGACGGCCCATTCTGGTGAAAGAGAAGGTGAGGAAGCATGGCTACCGATCCATCCCTGGAAAGAGCATGACAATGGCGAACATCAAGTCAAGGGAGAGGCAACACAGCTTCCAGAAGAAGACAATAGAGAGACAATAGGGACTGGAACGTATGATCCTACCCACCCAAGGAAGGATGGTCAAAGAGGTTGTGGTGGATCTCAACTGGAACCAACCAACGAGACACACAATAGAGAGACAATAGGGACTGGAACGTATGGTCCTACCCACTCAAAGAAGGATGGTCAAAGAGGTCGTGGTGGATCTCAACTGGAGCCAACCAATGAGACACACAATAGAAAGACAATAGGGACTGGAACATATGGTCCTACCCACCCAAGGAAGGATGGTCAAAGGGGTTGTGGTGGATCTCAACTGGAACCAACCAAACAGATAGAGTTTCTCGTTCAGAAAGAACCAGAGGTAGCAGTTAGAGGATTTGTACCTTCCTCACAGTCTAGAGTCAACACAACCCAACACCCTACCAGTATCAAGAATATCCAGTTTCCCAAACCAGTGTCTTCTCAGTCCAGGGCTCGCCATGTTGTCCATCTATCTCCAGGCTCATCCGTTGATGCTGCTACTGCAAGTTCTTCCTACAATGATACAGTCTCACTGGAAAGCAGTGAAAACAACTATATGAACCTGCTGCACGAAGTTGTGGAGAACCGTGGGAGATGGACCAGAGAACGATGGAAACAGAATCGACGGATGCGCTCAGTTCACCAGTCTGTATGCAAATCCAAGTAG